From a single Lolium rigidum isolate FL_2022 chromosome 7, APGP_CSIRO_Lrig_0.1, whole genome shotgun sequence genomic region:
- the LOC124671840 gene encoding tyrosine decarboxylase-like: MAPPSQHCFDTVNGATNNGVVPVVMVDTPQQKLPCPTLLGADEFRRQGHQVIDFIADYYGRMGDYPVHPSVTPGFLRNQLPGAAPSRPEPDAFGSALRDVRDLILPGITHWQSPRHFAHFPASSSTVGALGEALTAGINVIPFTWTASPAATELEMVVVDWLGKALHLPDSLLFAGGGGGALLGTSCEAILCALVAARDRKLAEIGGKRIVDLVVYCSDQTHFAFRKAARIAGIQRDHCREIRTCHADMFALSPTELRDAMQADVDAGLVPLFLCATVGTTQTTAVDPIGELCAVAAPHGVWVHVDAAYAGSALVCPEFRDVIDGVESVDSFSMNAHKWLLANNDCCAMWVKKPCALIAALGTEQEYILRDSAASDVVDYKDWTMTLTRRFRALKVWLVLRCYGVDVLRHHVRSHVRMAEAFENMVKADGRFEVVTDRRFALVCFRLRPREEFGGEKTANELNRGLLAEVNAVRSGPYMSSANVGGMYVLRCAVGSTLTEERHVEDAWTVVQDRASAILQRMEIIYSVVSRSVRNLG, from the coding sequence ATGGCTCCGCCGTCGCAGCACTGCTTTGACACCGTCAACGGTGCAACCAACAACGGCGTCGTCCCAGTGGTAATGGTGGACACGCCCCAGCAGAAGCTGCCGTGCCCCACCTTGCTCGGCGCCGACGAGTTCCGGCGCCAGGGTCACCAGGTCATCGACTTCATCGCCGACTACTACGGCCGCATGGGCGACTACCCCGTGCACCCCAGCGTCACCCCCGGCTTCCTGCGCAACCAGCTCCCCGGCGCCGCGCCGTCCCGTCCGGAGCCCGACGCGTTCGGCTCGGCGCTGCGGGACGTCCGCGACCTCATCCTCCCGGGCATCACGCACTGGCAGAGCCCCCGCCACTTCGCGCACTTCCCGGCGTCGAGCAGCACCGTCGGTGCCCTCGGGGAGGCGCTCACCGCCGGCATCAACGTCATCCCGTTCACctggaccgcctcgccggccgccACCGAGCTCGAGATGGTGGTCGTCGACTGGCTCGGCAAAGCGCTGCACCTACCGGACAGCCTCCTGTTCGCCGGAGGCGGCGGGGGCGCGCTCCTGGGCACCTCGTGCGAGGCCATACTCTGCGCGCTCGTCGCCGCGAGGGACCGGAAGCTGGCGGAGATCGGCGGGAAGAGGATCGTCGACCTCGTCGTGTACTGCTCCGACCAGACCCACTTCGCCTTCCGCAAGGCCGCGCGCATCGCCGGCATCCAGCGAGACCACTGCCGCGAGATACGCACGTGCCACGCGGACATGTTCGCGCTCTCGCCCACGGAGCTGCGCGACGCAATGCAGGCCGACGTGGACGCCGGGCTGGTGCCGCTGTTCCTGTGCGCGACGGTCGGGACCACCCAGACGACCGCCGTCGACCCGATCGGCGAGCTCTGCGCCGTGGCGGCACCTCACGGCGTCTGGGTGCACGTGGACGCGGCCTACGCCGGCTCCGCGCTGGTGTGCCCGGAGTTCCGCGACGTGATCGACGGCGTGGAGTCCGTGGACTCGTTCAGCATGAACGCCCACAAGTGGCTCCTCGCCAACAACGACTGCTGCGCGATGTGGGTGAAGAAGCCGTGCGCGCTCATCGCGGCGCTCGGCACGGAGCAGGAGTACATCCTCAGGGACTCGGCGGCGTCGGACGTGGTGGACTACAAGGACTGGACCATGACGCTCACCCGCCGGTTCCGCGCGCTCAAGGTGTGGCTCGTGCTCCGCTGCTACGGCGTCGACGTTCTGCGCCACCACGTCCGCTCCCACGTGCGGATGGCGGAGGCGTTCGAGAACATGGTGAAGGCCGACGGGAGGTTCGAGGTTGTGACGGACAGGCGGTTCGCGCTGGTGTGCTTCCGGCTCCGGCCTCGGGAGGAGTTCGGCGGCGAGAAGACGGCGAACGAGCTCAACCGGGGTCTCCTTGCGGAGGTGAACGCGGTCAGGTCGGGGCCGTACATGAGCTCCGCCAACGTAGGTGGCATGTACGTGCTAAGGTGTGCCGTCGGAAGCACGCTGACGGAGGagcggcacgtcgaggacgcatGGACGGTCGTCCAGGATCGGGCGTCAGCGATCCTTCAGAGAATGGAAATTATCTATAGTGTGGTTAGCCGTTCCGTTAGGAACTTGGGATGA